AGGGATTTGTTCTTTATTAGCCAGTTTTACAATTTCTTGCACTTCTTTTATGGAGGAAGGGGTAACAAAAAAATCTGCTTTTCCTCCGAGTTTTGTATACGTATAATTCTTCAAAAGCTCATCAACCATCACATTCTCCTTTGATGTGATGGACAATAATTTCTCATAAACATGATGATTATTCACCACTAAAATCATCCTCTTTTGTCTCGACTAATTTTTCTCACTAAAAAATTATAGCAGTAGGACAGGGCATTCTTCAAATGGATATTTTTCAAAAAAGAAACCTCGTATTTATCCATTGATAACACGAGGGAATTGGGATGAGACTGTTAAGATACATTATTATTTTTGGTGGAAATATTTCTTCTGAGGATTTCTTCTTCTAACATAAGAATAAATTCTGCTTCTAATTTTAGCTCGATGGCTTTATTATAAGAAAATATTAGAAGTTCGTTGCTTAATGCCTTCATTTCTATCACCTCAAGCGATATCATTTACTATTTTTCTAGGTGAGGCGTACCTATAATAGTATATGCATTTAATATTAACATATTTTGTAAGGTGTGTCTCATTTTGTAGGATTTTCTATCTAAATTTTTGATTAAATAGAAAAAATATAAAAAAAAGAGCACTTTTTGACATATATAAGATACCCATAGAGATACAACCCCTTCATTTCTTGTCGAAAAAGTGAAAAAATTAGCGCATGTGCTGATAAGTGTGTTGATAGGGACGGTTCTATTAGGGAACAATCGAAGTTTTGCGTGTAAGAAAGCCCAAAGGAAAGCATTGCTGCCCGCTGGGATTTCTTTTTACAAGAAAGTATAAAATTTGTCTAGCTTCAGCGAAAAAGCTTCATCGAATGTTCTTCAAAGTTTTTGCCCCGAGTAAGGAAAGCGACTTAGAGCTTCTTCGCAGAAACAAGTGCTTTTCTTGTTTCGAAGGGCGCTTGCGCTTTTTTAATCGCACGTGAACTGGCAGAAATAGCCTACCTCAAGTCTTAAGTGAAATGAAAGGTGTAGGTGAAGATAAACTCCCATTTTCATCCTTGTTGGTGAAGCATTGCTTCATTGTTGGCTGCCCGTAATGTCCGATTGGTTCAAGGACCTTTAGGTTATGCCCTTGGGTGGGTAATGATCAGTGGGGACGCCACTGGTTGAAGCTTCACTTTTTATTTGAACAGAAACTCAATCATCATGAAACAGTCACAAAATTCATATTAAAAAGGACTTTTGATTTTGCAGCGGGAAATATGGCGGTTCATCTTTTGGTTTTTTTTTTTAGATACTTACGCTTTTTAACATTATGATAA
The Bacillaceae bacterium S4-13-56 DNA segment above includes these coding regions:
- the sda gene encoding sporulation histidine kinase inhibitor Sda → MISLEVIEMKALSNELLIFSYNKAIELKLEAEFILMLEEEILRRNISTKNNNVS